The Flavobacterium sp. M31R6 nucleotide sequence TATTTCCAGGCATTGCTGTTTACGTCAAACCAACTCCATCGATAGGGAGGAATTCCTTTTTCGGCTGGCCACCAGTAATAATAATCGCGATAAGGATTGTCTCTAGATTTTCTGCTTTCCTGAAACCAAAAATGTTCATCGCTACTGTGATTGAATACCAAATCCATGATGAGTTTGATTCCACGTTCTTGTAGCCCTTTCATCAGTAAATCAAAATCTTCCATAGTGCCAAAATCGGCTAGAATTGAGCAATAATCACTCACATCATATCCATTGTCATCGTTGGGAGATTCATAAATGGGATTAATCCAAATAGCATCAATTCCTAAACTTTTGAGGTAATTCAATTTGGAAATAATTCCCTCTAAATCACCAATTCCATCACCGTTACTATCTTTGAAACTGCGAGGATATATTTGATAAATAATGGCTTCTTTCCACCATTTTTTATCTATTTTTGAAACTATAGTGGTTTGTTTGTCTGGGTTTGATGGGGTGTTCAAAATAAATGGATTTAATAATTATTTGATTTACAACTGATAAATTATGGCTTCATAAGGTCGCAATTCTTTAGATGTTGATGGAGTAGAATAATTGTTCATTAACACTTTAGCTGTCTTGAGATTGATTCCTGTTTTTGCAGAAGCATTTTTAGAAGTGAAATTCAAAAGGATTAGCAATTTTTCGCCATTTAATTCTCTAGTATAACCAAAGATAGCAAGATTGTTTTCGTCTACCAATTCAAATTTACCATAAATCAAGGTGGGTTCCTTTTTACGTAATTGAACTAATTTTTTAAAATAATTCAATGTCGAATTAGGATCCTTTTCTTGTTGGGCAGCATTTACGATAGTATAATTTGGATTGACTTTAAGCCAAGGTGTTCCAGTTGTAAAACCTGCATTTTGTTTCGAATCCCATTGAAAAGGAGTTCTTCCGTTTTCTCTGGATGTTTGTTTTTGCTCTTCTAAAAAAGCCTTCAAATCACCGCCTTTATTTTTTAATGCAATATATTTATTGCGGGTGTCAAGGTCGTGGTAATCGTCAATATTATCGAAACGTATATTGTCCATTCCTAACTCATCACCGTAATAATAATAGGGAGTTCCTCTCATTGTCATTAAAAAAGTGGAAAGCATTTTGGATGAAATTGCTCTAAATTCGGGTGAATCATTGCCAAATTTACTCACCATTCTCGGTTGATCATGATTGGCAAGAAAAATTGCCAACCAACCTTTGTCTTTAAATTCTTGGTCGTATCGAGAAAAAATAGCTTTGTATTTGACCAGCCCAAAATCACTTAAATGTTTTCCAATATCTACACTTTCAAAATGATAGGCCATATTTAATTCTTTTCGAGCAGGATCAACAAAAAGCATGGCGTCGTCGGGAGAACTTCCAGCACCTTCGGCAACGGTCATAATATCGTATTTGCTAAAAACTTCTTTATTCATTTCTTGCAAATAATCATGTAAATGGGGTCCTACTCCGTAGTATTTTATAATGTCTTTTTCATATCCTTTTGGTAGTTCTGGCCAAGTAGTGTCTTTGGCAGCAAACTGAAAAGCATCCATTCTAAATCCATCGATGCCTTTATCCAGCCACCAACGCATCATATCATAAATGTCTTCTCGGACTTTTGGATTCTCCCAGTTGAGGTCGGGTTGTTTTTGTGAAAAATAATGAAGGTAATACGAATTGGTTGGAGCATCGTATTTCCAAGCATCACTATTTACATCGAAAAAGCTCCATCTATAAGGAGGTTTTCCTTTTTCGGCTGGCCACCAATGGTAATAATCTCGGTATTTATTGTCTCTCGAACTTCTGGATTGTTTGAACCATTCGTGTTCATCACTGCTATGATTTACCACTAAATCCATTATGAGTTTAATGCCACGTTTGTGCATTTCTTTCA carries:
- a CDS encoding alpha-glucosidase — its product is MKLNHFLFLYVGLILISSATLTAQNNKTLLLKDVDTKWWKEAVVYQIYPRSFKDSDGDGVGDLKGIISKLDYVKSLGIDAVWLNPIYASPNDDNGYDISDYRAIMKDFGTMQDFDLLLKEMHKRGIKLIMDLVVNHSSDEHEWFKQSRSSRDNKYRDYYHWWPAEKGKPPYRWSFFDVNSDAWKYDAPTNSYYLHYFSQKQPDLNWENPKVREDIYDMMRWWLDKGIDGFRMDAFQFAAKDTTWPELPKGYEKDIIKYYGVGPHLHDYLQEMNKEVFSKYDIMTVAEGAGSSPDDAMLFVDPARKELNMAYHFESVDIGKHLSDFGLVKYKAIFSRYDQEFKDKGWLAIFLANHDQPRMVSKFGNDSPEFRAISSKMLSTFLMTMRGTPYYYYGDELGMDNIRFDNIDDYHDLDTRNKYIALKNKGGDLKAFLEEQKQTSRENGRTPFQWDSKQNAGFTTGTPWLKVNPNYTIVNAAQQEKDPNSTLNYFKKLVQLRKKEPTLIYGKFELVDENNLAIFGYTRELNGEKLLILLNFTSKNASAKTGINLKTAKVLMNNYSTPSTSKELRPYEAIIYQL